A region of Streptomyces paludis DNA encodes the following proteins:
- a CDS encoding MBL fold metallo-hydrolase yields MTVRIDHLVTSGTFSLDGGTWDVDNNVWIVGDDTEAIVIDAAHDAAAIEAALAGRTLRAIVCTHAHNDHIDAAPALAAATGAPVLLHPDDLPLWKQTHPERLPDGELTDGGTLSVAGTTLTVLHTPGHAPGAVCLYAAQLGTVFTGDTLFQGGPGATGRSFSHFPTIIDSIRDRLLALPPETVVRTGHGDSTTVGAEAPQLAEWIQRGH; encoded by the coding sequence ATGACCGTACGCATCGACCATCTCGTCACCTCGGGCACCTTCTCGCTCGACGGCGGCACCTGGGACGTCGACAACAACGTCTGGATCGTCGGCGACGACACCGAGGCGATCGTCATCGACGCCGCCCACGACGCCGCCGCCATCGAGGCCGCGCTCGCGGGCCGCACACTGCGCGCCATCGTCTGCACCCACGCGCACAACGACCACATCGACGCGGCCCCCGCGCTCGCCGCCGCCACCGGCGCGCCCGTCCTCCTGCACCCGGACGACCTGCCGCTGTGGAAGCAGACCCACCCCGAGCGGCTGCCGGACGGCGAGCTGACCGACGGCGGCACGCTCTCCGTCGCCGGGACCACGCTGACCGTGCTGCACACCCCCGGGCACGCGCCGGGCGCGGTCTGCCTGTACGCGGCCCAGCTGGGGACGGTCTTCACCGGCGACACGCTCTTCCAGGGCGGCCCCGGCGCCACCGGCCGGTCGTTCTCGCACTTCCCGACGATCATCGACTCGATCCGCGACCGGCTGCTCGCGCTGCCGCCGGAGACGGTCGTCCGGACGGGACACGGCGACAGCACGACGGTGGGCGCCGAGGCGCCGCAGCTGGCGGAGTGGATTCAGCGCGGCCACTGA
- a CDS encoding MinD/ParA family ATP-binding protein — protein sequence MPAPESVAVTDPALAAAAARPRRGESLVRRSTRAARGLLGAGGRDGGGDDRVAEELRLPVASGRQIVVTSIRGGAGKTTVTALLSRTFNHYRHDPVVTVEADAALGTLPVRLGAETVRWSCADLAAILDPAAMQLTDITGYLVPLEGGWLLPGSQGRIGAPLTVPAYRTVMVALRCHFGVTVVDCESLPGEVARTAVDTAHARVLVAPATLEGVSSTRAVLDWMAGLPRPVLASTVIALTVSSPDAAFGVKAATRHLEETGVPVVVVPYDRHLAAGGPVLTSLLAPDTRAGAIRLATEALHRAAGVRTR from the coding sequence ATGCCCGCGCCCGAGTCCGTTGCCGTCACCGATCCCGCCCTCGCCGCCGCCGCGGCGAGGCCGCGGCGGGGTGAGTCGCTGGTGCGGCGCTCGACGCGGGCCGCGCGGGGGCTGCTTGGGGCCGGTGGGCGGGACGGTGGGGGTGACGACCGGGTCGCGGAGGAGTTGCGGCTGCCCGTCGCCTCCGGGCGGCAGATCGTCGTGACCAGCATCCGGGGCGGCGCCGGGAAGACCACGGTCACCGCGCTGCTCAGCCGTACCTTCAACCACTACCGCCACGACCCGGTCGTCACCGTCGAGGCCGACGCCGCGCTCGGCACGCTCCCGGTCCGGCTCGGCGCCGAGACCGTGCGCTGGAGCTGCGCGGATCTCGCGGCGATCCTCGACCCGGCGGCCATGCAGCTGACCGACATCACCGGCTATCTCGTCCCGCTGGAGGGCGGCTGGCTGCTGCCCGGCAGTCAGGGGCGGATCGGCGCGCCCCTGACCGTCCCCGCGTACCGCACGGTGATGGTCGCGCTGCGCTGCCACTTCGGTGTGACCGTCGTCGACTGTGAGTCGCTCCCCGGCGAAGTGGCCCGTACCGCCGTGGACACCGCGCACGCGCGCGTGCTCGTCGCGCCGGCCACCCTGGAGGGCGTCAGCAGCACCCGCGCGGTGCTCGACTGGATGGCCGGGCTGCCCCGGCCCGTCCTGGCCAGCACCGTCATCGCGCTCACCGTCTCCTCGCCGGACGCCGCCTTCGGGGTGAAGGCGGCCACCCGCCATCTGGAGGAGACCGGGGTACCGGTCGTGGTCGTACCGTACGACCGTCATCTCGCCGCCGGGGGACCGGTGCTGACCTCCCTGCTCGCCCCCGACACCCGCGCCGGCGCGA
- a CDS encoding HD domain-containing protein, translated as MEAEAPKAQPNQNTPSPLPLSLPLPEVAALARRAHAGQTDKAGRPYAEHLAAVAEGVARRGGSDEQIAAAWLHDAIEDDALSRAWLDSAPLPAAVKDMVLALTKHPAEPPEEYAARILAVPGARLIKEADLAHNADPARLAVLAPATRERLTAKYLRMRRLLGLAEG; from the coding sequence ATGGAAGCCGAAGCCCCCAAAGCCCAACCGAATCAGAACACCCCTTCCCCCCTCCCCCTGTCCCTCCCCCTGCCCGAGGTGGCGGCCCTGGCGCGCCGGGCGCACGCGGGGCAGACGGACAAGGCGGGACGGCCGTACGCGGAGCACCTGGCGGCGGTGGCGGAGGGGGTCGCCCGGCGGGGCGGCAGCGACGAACAGATCGCCGCGGCCTGGCTGCACGACGCGATCGAGGACGACGCGCTCTCCCGCGCCTGGCTGGACTCGGCGCCGCTGCCGGCGGCCGTCAAGGACATGGTGCTGGCGCTGACCAAACACCCGGCCGAACCGCCGGAGGAGTACGCCGCCCGGATCCTCGCCGTCCCCGGCGCGCGCCTGATCAAGGAGGCCGACCTCGCGCACAACGCGGATCCCGCGAGGCTGGCCGTGCTGGCTCCCGCTACGAGGGAACGCCTGACGGCGAAGTACCTCCGGATGCGACGTCTGTTGGGGCTGGCCGAAGGCTGA
- a CDS encoding pseudouridine synthase has product MARRHRPPPPAPLPQRAGIDPVRLRLPADPGGAWATVRDHLVARFGAAVGVARVEAMLRDGRFVGVDGAAVGGGEPYTAGRYVWFHRDFAAEERVPFEVGVVHRDERIVVADKPHFLATTPRGGHVTETALARLRDTLGLPELQPAHRLDRLTAGLVLFVVRAGDRGAYQTLFRDRAVRKEYEAIAPYDPAVALPVTVRDRIEKERGVLTARVVPGEPNAESRVELVERRGALGRYRLLPATGRTHQLRVHMNGLGLPLLDDPLYPVVQDRAPDDYTRPLQLLAKVLEFTDPVTGAPCRFESRLRLAQWPR; this is encoded by the coding sequence GTGGCCCGTCGACACCGTCCCCCGCCGCCCGCCCCGCTCCCCCAGCGCGCCGGGATCGATCCCGTACGGCTGCGGCTGCCCGCGGATCCCGGCGGGGCGTGGGCGACCGTCCGGGACCATCTCGTGGCGCGGTTCGGCGCGGCCGTCGGGGTGGCGCGGGTCGAGGCGATGCTGCGGGACGGGCGGTTCGTGGGGGTGGACGGGGCCGCGGTCGGGGGCGGGGAGCCGTACACCGCCGGGCGGTACGTGTGGTTCCACCGGGACTTCGCCGCCGAGGAGCGGGTGCCGTTCGAGGTCGGGGTGGTCCACCGCGACGAGCGGATCGTCGTCGCCGACAAGCCGCACTTCCTGGCCACCACCCCGCGCGGCGGCCATGTCACCGAGACCGCCCTCGCGCGGCTCCGCGACACCCTCGGGCTGCCGGAACTCCAGCCCGCGCACCGGCTGGACCGGCTGACCGCCGGGCTGGTGCTCTTTGTCGTACGGGCCGGGGACCGGGGCGCGTACCAGACGCTGTTCCGGGACCGGGCGGTGCGCAAGGAGTACGAGGCGATCGCGCCGTACGACCCTGCCGTGGCGCTGCCCGTCACCGTGCGGGACCGGATCGAGAAGGAGCGCGGGGTGCTCACCGCGCGGGTGGTGCCGGGTGAGCCGAACGCCGAGAGCCGGGTCGAACTCGTCGAGCGCCGGGGCGCGTTGGGCCGCTACCGGCTGCTGCCCGCCACCGGCCGCACCCATCAGCTGCGGGTGCATATGAACGGTCTGGGGCTGCCGCTCCTGGACGACCCGCTCTATCCGGTCGTCCAGGACCGCGCCCCCGATGACTACACGCGCCCGCTCCAACTCCTCGCCAAGGTACTGGAGTTCACCGATCCGGTGACGGGCGCGCCGTGCCGTTTCGAGAGCCGGCTGCGGCTGGCTCAGTGGCCGCGCTGA
- a CDS encoding gluconokinase, whose translation MSTPHVVVVMGVAGTGKTTVGPLLAEALGVPYAEGDDFHPPANIAKMSAGTPLEDADRWPWLDAIGAWAHGREALGGVASSSALKRVYRDRLRAGAPGIVFLHLTGDRSLVERRMSERKGHFMPTALLDSQFATLENLGADEAGVAVDVSGTPQEITERAVAALRRLEN comes from the coding sequence ATGAGCACCCCCCACGTCGTCGTGGTGATGGGCGTAGCAGGGACCGGGAAGACCACGGTCGGGCCCCTGCTCGCCGAGGCACTGGGCGTCCCGTACGCCGAGGGCGACGACTTCCACCCGCCGGCGAACATCGCCAAGATGTCCGCCGGTACGCCGCTGGAGGACGCCGACCGGTGGCCCTGGCTGGACGCGATCGGCGCGTGGGCCCATGGCCGGGAGGCGCTGGGCGGGGTGGCGAGCAGTTCCGCGCTCAAGCGGGTCTACCGGGACCGGCTGCGGGCCGGGGCGCCCGGGATCGTCTTCCTCCACCTCACCGGTGACCGGTCGCTCGTCGAGCGGCGGATGTCGGAGCGCAAGGGACACTTCATGCCCACCGCGCTGCTGGATTCGCAGTTCGCCACCCTGGAGAACCTGGGGGCCGACGAGGCGGGCGTGGCCGTCGATGTGTCGGGCACGCCGCAAGAAATAACCGAACGGGCCGTCGCCGCGCTGCGCCGGCTGGAAAACTGA
- a CDS encoding S-(hydroxymethyl)mycothiol dehydrogenase yields the protein MAQQVQGVIAPGKNEPVRVETIVIPDPGPGEAVVKVQACGVCHTDLHYKQGGINDDFPFLLGHEAAGVVESVGEGVTEVAPGDFVILNWRAVCGNCRACLRGRPQYCFNTHNAKQKMTLTDGTELSPALGIGAFAEKTLVAAGQCTKVDPSVSPAVAGLLGCGVMAGIGAAINTGQVGRGDSVAVIGCGGVGDAAIVGARLAGAARIIAVDVDDRKLETAKAMGATHTVNSRSTDAVEAIRELTGGFGADVVIEAVGRPETYKQAFYARDLAGTVVLVGVPTPEMKLELPLLDVFGRGGALKSSWYGDCLPSRDFPMLIDLHQQGRIDLGAFVTETIGLGDVEKAFARMHEGDVLRSVVAL from the coding sequence ATGGCGCAGCAGGTGCAAGGGGTCATCGCTCCCGGCAAGAACGAGCCGGTGCGGGTCGAGACGATCGTCATCCCCGACCCGGGGCCCGGTGAGGCCGTGGTGAAGGTCCAGGCGTGCGGCGTCTGTCACACCGATCTGCACTACAAGCAGGGCGGCATCAACGACGACTTCCCCTTCCTCCTCGGCCATGAGGCCGCGGGTGTGGTGGAGTCCGTCGGCGAGGGTGTCACCGAGGTCGCCCCCGGCGACTTCGTCATCCTCAACTGGCGTGCGGTGTGCGGCAACTGCCGGGCCTGTCTGCGCGGGCGGCCCCAGTACTGCTTCAACACGCACAACGCCAAGCAGAAGATGACCCTGACCGACGGTACGGAGCTGTCCCCGGCCCTCGGTATCGGCGCCTTCGCCGAGAAGACCCTGGTCGCGGCCGGCCAGTGCACCAAGGTCGACCCGAGCGTCTCCCCGGCTGTCGCCGGACTGCTCGGCTGCGGGGTGATGGCCGGCATCGGCGCCGCCATCAACACCGGACAGGTCGGCCGCGGCGACTCCGTCGCCGTCATCGGCTGCGGCGGTGTCGGGGACGCGGCGATCGTCGGCGCGCGGCTCGCGGGCGCGGCCCGGATCATCGCCGTCGACGTCGACGACCGCAAGCTGGAGACGGCGAAGGCGATGGGCGCCACCCACACCGTCAACTCCCGCTCCACCGACGCCGTCGAGGCGATCCGCGAGCTGACCGGCGGCTTCGGCGCGGATGTCGTCATCGAGGCGGTCGGCCGCCCCGAGACGTACAAGCAGGCGTTCTACGCCCGCGACCTGGCCGGGACGGTCGTCCTGGTCGGTGTCCCCACCCCGGAGATGAAGCTCGAACTGCCGCTGCTCGACGTGTTCGGCCGCGGGGGCGCGCTCAAGTCGTCCTGGTACGGCGACTGCCTGCCGTCCCGCGACTTCCCGATGCTGATCGACCTGCACCAGCAGGGCCGGATCGACCTCGGCGCCTTCGTCACCGAGACCATCGGACTCGGCGACGTCGAGAAGGCGTTCGCGCGGATGCACGAGGGCGATGTCCTGCGCTCGGTGGTGGCGCTCTGA
- a CDS encoding FadR/GntR family transcriptional regulator, protein MTTEGRGLHTHVLDTLGLAITAGEYPQGSVVRTDEVAQRFDVSRTVVREVVRVLESMHLVESRRRVGVTVRPTEEWNVYDPRVIRWRLAGTDRPRQLRSLTTLRSAVEPVAAGLAARHATPEQCAALTEQTLGMVATSRGGRLEEYLVHDIAFHRVVLNASGNEMFARLGDVVAEVLTGRTQHQVMFPDPDPAAVTLHVGVAEAIRAGDAARAEELTREIAVGALHELDVLAP, encoded by the coding sequence ATGACCACTGAAGGCCGGGGCCTGCATACCCATGTGCTGGACACCCTCGGTCTCGCCATCACCGCCGGCGAATACCCGCAGGGCAGCGTGGTGCGCACCGACGAGGTCGCGCAGCGCTTCGACGTCTCGCGCACCGTTGTCCGCGAGGTCGTCCGCGTCCTGGAGTCCATGCATCTGGTGGAGTCCCGGCGCCGGGTGGGCGTGACCGTACGCCCCACCGAGGAGTGGAACGTCTACGACCCGCGCGTCATCCGCTGGCGCCTCGCCGGCACCGACCGCCCCCGCCAGCTCCGCTCGCTGACCACCCTGCGCTCCGCGGTCGAACCGGTCGCCGCCGGGCTCGCCGCCCGCCACGCCACGCCCGAGCAGTGCGCGGCGCTCACCGAGCAGACGCTCGGCATGGTCGCCACCTCCCGGGGCGGCCGGCTGGAGGAGTACCTCGTCCACGACATCGCCTTCCACCGCGTGGTGCTCAACGCGTCGGGCAACGAGATGTTCGCCCGGCTCGGCGATGTCGTCGCGGAGGTCCTCACCGGCCGGACCCAGCACCAGGTGATGTTCCCGGACCCGGACCCCGCCGCCGTCACCCTCCATGTGGGGGTCGCCGAGGCCATCCGCGCGGGCGACGCGGCCCGCGCGGAGGAGCTGACCAGGGAGATCGCGGTGGGCGCCCTGCACGAACTCGACGTACTGGCGCCCTGA